A stretch of DNA from Serinus canaria isolate serCan28SL12 chromosome 14, serCan2020, whole genome shotgun sequence:
GGCATTACCCAGAAAGAGGCCTGAAGTCTCTGGGATGGCATGGAGGCTGGCATATCCCAGCAGCTGTTCAAGAGAGTTCTGACTACAGGAGGTATTGGCAGCATCCAGAAACCAGTGCTCACAGTCTTGGCAATGAACTACTTTTACTCTCAGGACTGGGAAGCACTGGGGAAGGGACTTTTTCAGCTGGTGTCTCCCACATCCATGAGACAGTAAATGCCTCAGACAAACCAGCTTGATGGTGTTCTGTGCCTGGGCTGTTCATGCGTGGTTGAAATTTCTTTCTAGTGTTTTGGCTCTTCATTCCATATGTCCTGCAGACtctgaaaagacaaaaggaTGATGTCTTAAAAGTTCTGTGTTCAGTGATATTGATGGTGTTTTTCAGCCTAAACAATTTTTTGAGTCTGAAAATAATGATGGTAGCAAATGTGCTTGAGGAAAGAGCAAGGCCTTGGTGGTTTTCTCATGTAACTTCAGTTATTACATGCTGTGCCCCAGCAAAACCAAATCAGGCAGTCCTTGAAGCCAAGCATGGTTGGTTTTGTTCACAACTCAAATGAGCAATCTTCAACgaaaaaccacaaaatgctGAATTAAGCCCTGCACAGAAGCAGCTATTCTGCTTTTGAGATGCTGCACTGGTGTCCCAGCATAATGCTGGGATAAGGTGTCATCTTTGGCATTCATTATGAATTCCAGGTCCTGACAAAGGACTTCACACAAAAAGGCTTCAGCTGACTTTACGTTTATCCCCTTGCTGTTGGGTTCACATTGGGTATGTAAAGATCACTGCTTTCTCTGTCGTAAGAGGGTGacccaaacacagaaaattgcAGTGCTCAGATCTCTGCCATGTTTAACCCAGATGTTTTAGTGGAGCTTGTGCTCACCACAGCACATCAGGAGTATTTCCCAGGTAGGGTTGTCACGCTGATAAGGGGTGgccttttctccttctgccGCCCAGAGCATCCGCTCATGTCGGGTTGCTGCTACCCCTGTGCTGTTGGTATTTGCAGGTAAAGGAGGAGTCAGGAGAGAATGCCCCAGTGCTGAGTGATGATGAACTCGTGTCAATGTCCGTACGGGAGCTGAACCAGCACCTGAGGGGTCTCACCAAAGAGGAGGTCATCCGTCTGAAGCAGCGGAGGCGCACGCTGAAGAACCGGGGCTACGCTGCCAGCTGCCGCATCAAGCGTGTGACTCAGAAAGAGGAGCTCGAGAGGCAGCGGGTTGAGCTGCAGCAAGAGGTGGAGAAGCTGgccagagaaaacagcagcatgAAGCTAGAGCTGGATGCCTTGCGCTCCAAGTACGAAGCACTCCAGACCTTTGCTCGTACTGTGGCGCGAGGGCCTATTACCCCGACCAAAGTTGCCACCACCAGTGTCATCACCATCGTGAAATCAGCCGAAATCTCATCCAGTTCTGTGCCCTTTTCAGCAGCCTCCTAGTGCCCTCGGTGGGGGGAACTAGCAGCCTTTCAGAGGGGAGGGGATAAGGCTCTTATGCATTGTTCCGGAGTCCTTGGTCACGGCAAGAATTGGCATTTTAAGAAGTCGCTTCCAAAAGtgcaaaaaaccagaagaatataaaaaaaaagaaaagagaaaaacaaacaaacccaaagggTTCCTACAAAGGGAACTTAACTGGCTGCTTCTGTCTGGACTCAGTGGCTCCATCAACCTCTCGTGTCCAGGATTTGAGCTCTGTATGCAGTACAAATTGCAAGatctgcttcctccttccctctgcctccacAAACCCCTCTCAGCTgtgggcagctttccagctgggAGAAGATACCTGAGGAGCCTCCGGAGTCTTCGTGAATGATGCTCAAGAGCCGGGAAACATATGGACCGTAGAAATCATCATGTGAGATGAATGTATGGGAAAAAGAGTTTCCTTTAGTGGCCTCCTACTCCTTGTAAGAAGGGTCTCCCCTACCTTCCCCACTTCCACCTGATGTTATGAGGGCAGGAATATAGGCTTTTTGGGTTTGATTTCATCCTGCTAACAGTGCATGGGAGTGGGAGGATGATGGAGATAAATGCTTGGGTCTGACCACACCCATTAAGAATAACCTTTTGTTTTCAATCCGTGCTgttaaaatatggaaaaatatatattttacatattttaatatgcCCCATTACCTGTGTGGCCTGTAAAAAAAACTACATTGCAGCCTCCTTTATTCCAAGCCCAAGTTTCCTGATAGCTCCTTCCCAAAGGTGTGCCTGTGAATTGGATATATTTATGCAGTTTATTTCTTCCAAATGATCCACAGTCTTGAAGTagcagctttttgttttcctgggttACCTGAAGCTGAAGGGAGGGAGGCTCACAGTAAATGCTGTGAAGAGCAGTGTGGTGAGGAGGAGAAGGCGAGATGAGGAGGGAAAATGCTGCACGTATTAGTGTTGGAGGCAGAATTGGCTGGGAGAAAAGGTGGGACAATTCTGCTGGGATCAGCACTGCGAGAAGGGGTTTGTGCAGAGGATGTTGGAAGGatgtttttaaagcactgaAGTGTAACTAGAGGGCAATAGCATTCAGCCAGGAGGAGAGAAGTTTAGTCTCCTCTTTGACAAAAGCATTGGTATGTTAGCAATGAGCAGCCTTAGCTGGAGAGCTGTGCTCACCAGTCCTTGGTGAGCAGagaagggctgtggggaggTCAGATGGGAGATTGGAAGAGTCTTTCCCTCTCCATAGCACATCAGATGCTGGATTTGGGATCCAAAGAGTACAGTGAACAACCCTCAGTGTTCAGACAACCTGTGTGAATGTGACCCTGAAACTTGATGCTTTCTCTTGCAAGTGGGTGAGTTATAATGAGGGCAGGATGGAAAATCAATGTGCACGTAGGGGACAGAAGAACTGGGATGGAGCAGTTGTTTGTTTGGCTCTGAGCAGTGGTTTGGGAGAGGGATTTCTGGCTTGGCAGTGGGCAAGATTTGGGAAGCTGAAAGGAGAGATTCTGCTGTCACGCAGCAGTGATAAAACAATGAATGTTTCCAGgtcactgtaaaaaaaaaaaaaatagctatgttggtgtttgtgtgttttgttgttgtttttttttccttcttgaagtAGGAAACGGAAGGGACTATGTGTTTTGTAGGGCAGGTCAGAGACTTATGGAATGGACGATGCCTGTTGTCATGCAGGTGAGAAGAGAATGAGATTGCTGAGGTTTTGAGGTGAGGAGAAGAGCTTAGAGAATTTGGGCTCTGGAACAAAGATCACGGAGAATTCATAAGTGGTTTGGACTGAAAGAGAATAATCAAGTGCTACCGTTGTTGGAAAGAGGACAGTGAACTGGCATCTGACACCCAGTATAATTTGTTGTTTGAGGCTTTGTCTTGCCTTGAATGGCAGTAAGTTGGTAGAAATTTAGTGAAGCCCTACTTGTCTTTGGAAGAAGTTGTTagcttgctttttcttttttttttcaccttgtCATCGGAGTCTCTGGATTTCCCAGGAGGATCCTTTGTGAAATAGGTTAATGAAAAGAGAAACCTCAGACTTGGTTCTCATTCAGTCCCCAACATCGACATCCGTGACTTTACTGAGCCAGAAAGGGTGTCAGTGAAATGCTTCCTGAAGGCTCGTTCCCCCTGCCAGATCCACACGTTTTGGAGGGGAGCAGGAAGTTTCCTTCAAGTGATTTTCCAACACGTAGAGTTTGGATGGCACTTAGTGTTACCTCATTTCTCCTCCATTCCCTCCCTATCTCCAAACAGGCAGATCGATGTCCTGTGTATCAGTACCAGTTATTGACTCCCACAGCAGAAGCTGAGGAAGAGAAAGATGTTACGGTCATTTCCTGGTCCTCTCATGTTCTCCAGCTCACAGACATTGGACACTTTCCCAGACCTTACAGGTGCCTCCAAAAACAGGCAAAATGGAGACTCCTGGCACTGTTGGggctttaaatgaaaactttattGAAAAAGGCCAGTTGACTTGAAAATGCCCAAATGCTTCCAGTCTTTAaaacagctccagagctccaTAACATTCCTGGCTAGATAGGAACACCCTCTGGCTGCCCTTGACACCCCTCCGGGGAAATCAGACCTGTCTCACTGAAGGGGACAGAGGTTGAACTTTGTTCCTGGGGTCTTCTTGCTGTTGGAATGAGTTGAGAAACATATCTTTATGTGGCACTTCCCTTGTGGccaagtatttcttttttttcaagttcttgGAAGGGTGCCAAAGGCTTGTCCAAGTGATTGCTAGTTTAGTGCTGGTAGGCACTTAAATCTCTGGTCACTCGATAAAGAACAAGAGGCCTGGGTGTTGTTAAAGCTGTTGATACCATAGCCATGGTAGGTAATCCATATTGGATATCCATAAGGACCACgtggaaatatttaaagagagagaaatatatatataaatatataattatatacatTTTATCGTACAGATTTTTcgtaaaaaagaaaaaaaataattttttttccaagtttgaTACTGTAAAtctttattaaaagaaattgcCAGTCCAGAGCTCCCTGGGTGGTGACCTGGAGGAGAATGAAATGTCCTGGCTAAACTTCCACAGAGGGATCAGAATTGCAAGGTAATGTGGAGGGAGGAATGACCCGAAAGCTGTTGATCACGTTGGAGACCCAGCTCCTCCACCCTCC
This window harbors:
- the MAFK gene encoding transcription factor MafK produces the protein MTTNPKPNKALKVKEESGENAPVLSDDELVSMSVRELNQHLRGLTKEEVIRLKQRRRTLKNRGYAASCRIKRVTQKEELERQRVELQQEVEKLARENSSMKLELDALRSKYEALQTFARTVARGPITPTKVATTSVITIVKSAEISSSSVPFSAAS